The following coding sequences are from one Gammaproteobacteria bacterium window:
- the fabD gene encoding [acyl-carrier-protein] S-malonyltransferase, with the protein MSLAVVFPGQGSQSVGMLAGLAAVYAGVRETFDEASEALGFDLWQLVQDGPAQTLNETDKTQPVMLAAGVATWRLWCVRGGAKPVLLAGHSLGEYTALVCAGALSLRDAVSLVAARGRYMQEAVPLGAGAMAAVLGLTDEEVITLCHEAASGQVLEAVNFNSPGQVVVAGEAEAVDRAIALAKEAGAKRAVKLPVSVPSHCTLMQPAARRLAERLAEVSVSPPAVPVIHNADVAAHDNPAAIRDALVRQLHSPVRWAETVRCFASQGVTAVVECGPGKVLAGLNRRTDRRMAVWAVHDPASLDTALLETRKC; encoded by the coding sequence ATGTCTTTAGCCGTGGTGTTTCCCGGTCAGGGTTCGCAGTCCGTGGGCATGTTGGCCGGCTTGGCGGCTGTCTATGCCGGGGTGCGAGAGACGTTCGATGAAGCCTCTGAAGCGCTGGGCTTCGATCTGTGGCAGTTGGTGCAAGACGGTCCCGCGCAAACCCTCAACGAAACTGACAAAACCCAACCGGTCATGCTGGCCGCCGGTGTCGCCACATGGCGGCTGTGGTGTGTCCGGGGGGGGGCGAAACCGGTTTTGCTTGCCGGCCACAGCCTGGGGGAATACACCGCCCTGGTGTGCGCCGGGGCCCTGTCGCTGCGGGATGCGGTCTCCCTGGTCGCGGCACGGGGGCGCTACATGCAGGAGGCAGTGCCCTTGGGGGCGGGCGCCATGGCCGCGGTGCTGGGCCTGACGGATGAAGAGGTGATCACCCTGTGTCACGAAGCCGCCAGCGGGCAAGTGCTGGAAGCGGTGAATTTCAATTCGCCGGGGCAAGTGGTGGTGGCAGGGGAGGCCGAGGCGGTGGACCGCGCCATTGCGCTGGCCAAAGAGGCCGGTGCCAAGCGCGCCGTGAAACTGCCCGTCAGCGTCCCGTCCCACTGTACTCTGATGCAGCCCGCCGCCCGGCGTCTGGCTGAGCGCCTGGCGGAGGTGAGTGTTTCGCCACCGGCCGTACCCGTCATTCACAATGCCGATGTGGCGGCCCATGACAATCCCGCAGCGATTCGTGACGCCCTGGTGCGGCAGCTTCACAGCCCCGTGCGCTGGGCGGAAACCGTGCGCTGTTTTGCCTCTCAAGGTGTGACGGCTGTGGTGGAGTGCGGTCCGGGCAAAGTGCTGGCCGGGCTCAACAGGCGGACCGATCGCCGTATGGCTGTTTGGGCGGTGCACGATCCGGCATCACTGGACACGGCCTTGCTTGAAACGCGCAAGTGCTGA
- the fabG gene encoding 3-oxoacyl-ACP reductase FabG, translated as MSLSKDIVLVTGATRGIGRAVASTLGQAGATVIGTATSLSGAGTISAFLDEQGIKGGGVVLDVTDAAAVDQLIKTINADYGVPTVLINNAGITRDNLLMRMKDEEWDSILDTNLTSVFRLSRACLRGMMKARHGRIISIASVVGATGNPGQANYAAAKAGILGFTKSLAREVATRGITVNAVAPGFIETDMTKVLPDDHKTQLLRQIPMQRLGQPEDVAAAVRFLVSAEGAYITGQTLHVNGGMYMG; from the coding sequence ATGTCTTTGAGTAAGGATATCGTCCTGGTCACCGGAGCGACTCGCGGCATCGGCCGGGCTGTCGCCAGCACCTTGGGACAGGCCGGGGCCACGGTCATCGGTACCGCCACCAGCCTGTCCGGGGCCGGGACCATCAGCGCCTTTCTGGATGAACAGGGGATCAAAGGTGGGGGCGTGGTGCTGGATGTCACCGATGCCGCCGCTGTCGACCAGCTCATCAAAACCATTAATGCTGATTATGGCGTGCCCACGGTATTGATCAACAACGCCGGCATTACCCGCGATAACTTGCTGATGCGTATGAAAGACGAGGAGTGGGACAGCATATTGGACACCAATCTCACATCCGTTTTCCGCCTCAGCAGAGCCTGCCTGCGGGGCATGATGAAGGCCCGTCACGGGCGCATCATCAGCATCGCTTCGGTGGTGGGGGCCACCGGCAACCCGGGTCAGGCCAATTACGCCGCCGCCAAGGCGGGGATTTTAGGCTTCACCAAGTCTCTGGCGCGGGAAGTGGCCACCCGTGGCATCACGGTCAATGCCGTGGCGCCCGGCTTCATCGAAACTGATATGACCAAAGTGCTGCCCGACGACCACAAGACGCAGCTCTTGCGGCAGATTCCCATGCAGCGTTTGGGCCAGCCGGAGGACGTTGCTGCCGCCGTGCGTTTTCTGGTCTCGGCAGAGGGGGCCTATATCACCGGTCAGACGCTGCACGTCAACGGCGGCATGTACATGGGCTGA
- a CDS encoding acyl carrier protein encodes MSTVEERVKKIVVEQLGVKEDEVSAESSFVDDLGADSLDTVELVMALEEEFECEIPDEEAEKITTVQQAIDYINAHAG; translated from the coding sequence ATGAGCACAGTAGAAGAACGCGTCAAGAAGATCGTTGTAGAACAACTGGGGGTCAAGGAAGATGAAGTGAGTGCAGAGTCTTCTTTCGTCGACGATCTGGGCGCCGATTCGCTTGATACCGTGGAGCTGGTGATGGCGCTGGAGGAGGAATTCGAATGCGAAATTCCTGATGAAGAAGCCGAGAAAATCACCACCGTTCAGCAAGCGATAGACTACATCAACGCCCACGCGGGGTAA
- the fabF gene encoding beta-ketoacyl-[acyl-carrier-protein] synthase II, whose amino-acid sequence MADRRRVVVTGLGMVSPVGLSVKASWENILEGRSGIRRIEHFDVSDFACRIGGSVWGFEVTDHLPAKEARRLDPFIHYGIAAAQEAIADAGLEVTEDNAERIGVAIGSGIGGLPGIEKGYKAFLDSGPRKISPFFIPSNIINMISGNVSIMYGMKGPNLAFVTACTTGTHSIGEAARIIKYGDADVMLAGGAEMATSPSGLGGFASARALSTRNDDPATASRPFDLDRDGFVMSDGAGVVVLEEYESARRRGAPIYAELVGFGMSADAYHITQPAAGGDGARRCMQNALRDGGVNPEEVQHINAHGTSTPVGDKAETLAVKAAFGDHAYKIAVSSTKSMTGHLLGAAGGIEAIFSVLALRDQVAPPTINQFTPDPDCDLDYVPNCARSMDINVVVSNSFGFGGTNGTLVFRKV is encoded by the coding sequence GTGGCAGATCGCAGACGTGTGGTGGTGACGGGCTTGGGGATGGTCAGTCCGGTGGGACTTTCTGTCAAAGCCTCTTGGGAAAACATACTCGAAGGGCGCAGCGGCATACGCCGCATTGAGCATTTCGATGTGTCGGACTTTGCCTGCCGCATCGGCGGTTCGGTGTGGGGCTTTGAAGTCACCGATCATCTGCCGGCCAAAGAAGCCCGTCGTCTGGATCCCTTCATTCACTACGGCATCGCCGCGGCCCAGGAAGCCATTGCTGATGCCGGCCTGGAAGTGACCGAGGACAATGCCGAACGCATCGGCGTGGCCATCGGTTCCGGCATTGGCGGTCTGCCCGGTATCGAAAAAGGCTACAAGGCGTTTCTGGATTCGGGCCCGCGCAAGATCTCGCCCTTCTTCATTCCCAGCAACATTATCAATATGATTTCCGGGAATGTGTCCATCATGTACGGCATGAAAGGGCCGAACCTCGCCTTCGTCACCGCCTGCACCACGGGTACCCACAGCATTGGTGAGGCGGCCCGCATCATCAAATACGGTGACGCCGATGTGATGCTGGCCGGGGGGGCTGAAATGGCCACCTCGCCCAGCGGCCTGGGCGGTTTTGCCTCCGCCCGTGCCCTGTCCACCCGCAACGATGATCCCGCCACGGCCAGTCGTCCTTTCGATCTTGATCGTGACGGTTTCGTCATGAGCGATGGCGCCGGGGTGGTGGTGTTGGAGGAATACGAATCCGCCAGGCGCCGCGGCGCGCCCATTTACGCCGAGCTGGTGGGTTTCGGTATGAGCGCCGATGCCTACCACATCACCCAGCCCGCCGCCGGTGGCGACGGTGCCAGGCGCTGCATGCAAAACGCCCTGCGCGATGGGGGGGTGAATCCCGAGGAGGTGCAGCACATCAATGCCCACGGCACCTCAACCCCGGTGGGCGACAAGGCCGAGACCCTGGCGGTGAAGGCGGCTTTCGGGGACCACGCCTACAAGATCGCCGTGAGTTCGACCAAGTCCATGACCGGCCATCTGTTGGGGGCGGCGGGCGGTATTGAGGCCATCTTCAGTGTGTTGGCCCTGCGGGATCAGGTGGCGCCGCCCACCATTAATCAATTCACGCCAGACCCGGATTGCGACCTCGACTACGTGCCCAACTGCGCCCGCTCCATGGACATCAACGTCGTCGTCTCCAATTCCTTCGGCTTTGGTGGCACCAACGGGACGCTGGTGTTCCGCAAAGTCTGA
- a CDS encoding aminodeoxychorismate synthase component I, producing the protein MADTAPAKASSRVRGFHRRRLACCADLLELAQRQPARYPFFLESAAHGGVPARFDILFAFPGTSLSLGPDGRLESIPRTSPPGPDFLAALDQAWRCARWPPDSDAECDLPFTGGWFLYLGYELAAQVEPVLRLPPLRGALPTARATRIPAAVVRDHQRQCLWLVAEEGAVELLDAMEADLRQMPSALPAGSVSQAECRLGEEPAEQYLAGVRRIKEYIAAGDVFQVNLSRRWQAEFAAPVAACALYRRLRRANPAPFAGLARWEEGAVVSSSPERLLRVRGEWLDTRPIAGTRPRGARLGADQAYRRELLAHPKERAEHVMLLDLERNDLGRVCRPGTIDVNEMMVLESYAHVHHIVSNVRGRLRAGVTPGQVIRALFPGGTITGCPKVRCMEIIAELEQAARGPYTGAMGYLTRSGAMDLNILIRTLVVEGTQVSFRAGAGIVADSEPWRELEETRAKARGLVRALGGRA; encoded by the coding sequence ATGGCCGATACGGCTCCAGCTAAGGCGTCGTCCCGCGTGAGAGGCTTTCACCGGCGCCGGTTGGCCTGCTGTGCCGATCTGCTGGAACTGGCCCAGCGTCAGCCCGCGCGTTATCCCTTCTTCCTGGAAAGTGCCGCTCACGGTGGCGTTCCTGCCCGCTTCGACATCCTTTTTGCTTTTCCCGGTACCAGCTTGAGCCTTGGCCCGGACGGGCGCCTGGAGTCAATCCCGCGGACTTCCCCCCCCGGCCCTGATTTTCTGGCGGCGCTGGACCAGGCATGGCGCTGCGCCCGGTGGCCGCCGGACTCCGATGCCGAGTGCGACCTCCCTTTTACCGGCGGCTGGTTCCTCTATCTCGGCTACGAGCTGGCAGCCCAGGTGGAACCGGTATTGCGTCTGCCCCCCTTGCGGGGAGCACTGCCCACGGCCCGCGCCACCCGGATTCCAGCAGCGGTGGTGCGCGATCATCAGCGCCAGTGCCTGTGGCTGGTGGCAGAGGAGGGGGCGGTAGAGTTGCTGGATGCCATGGAGGCGGACCTGCGCCAAATGCCGTCGGCATTGCCCGCAGGGTCCGTCAGCCAGGCGGAGTGCCGCTTGGGCGAGGAGCCAGCGGAACAGTATCTGGCTGGTGTGCGGCGCATCAAGGAATACATCGCCGCCGGGGATGTGTTTCAGGTCAACCTGTCGCGGCGCTGGCAGGCGGAGTTCGCCGCGCCGGTGGCGGCCTGCGCCCTTTATCGTCGCCTGCGCCGGGCCAATCCCGCGCCCTTCGCCGGTCTGGCCCGGTGGGAGGAGGGCGCCGTCGTCAGCTCCTCGCCAGAGCGCCTGCTGCGGGTGCGGGGGGAGTGGCTCGACACCCGCCCCATCGCCGGCACCCGTCCTCGCGGCGCCCGGCTGGGGGCGGACCAGGCCTACCGCCGGGAATTGCTGGCCCATCCCAAGGAGCGGGCCGAACACGTGATGCTGCTCGATCTGGAGCGCAATGACCTGGGGCGGGTCTGCCGGCCGGGTACCATCGACGTGAATGAAATGATGGTGCTGGAATCCTACGCCCACGTGCATCACATCGTCTCCAACGTGCGCGGGCGGCTGCGGGCGGGTGTCACCCCCGGGCAGGTCATCCGGGCCTTGTTTCCCGGCGGCACTATCACCGGCTGCCCCAAAGTGCGGTGCATGGAGATCATCGCCGAACTGGAGCAGGCGGCCCGCGGCCCCTACACCGGTGCCATGGGCTACTTGACCCGGAGCGGCGCCATGGACCTGAATATCCTCATTCGCACTTTGGTGGTGGAAGGGACACAGGTCAGTTTCCGGGCCGGCGCCGGGATCGTGGCCGATTCTGAACCCTGGCGCGAGTTGGAGGAAACCCGGGCCAAGGCCCGGGGTCTGGTGCGCGCCTTGGGAGGCCGGGCGTGA
- a CDS encoding aminodeoxychorismate lyase, with translation MLVNGRAAAGVDPGDRGLHYGDGVFETIALRSGCLCLWARHMARLAGAAARLGLAPPDPALLQREAEMARQGQNEGVIKILLTRGVGGRGYRPSAMAPATRIIASYPPPDYPAHVWREGVRLRWCQTRLARQPALAGLKHLNRLEQILARREWEDPDIHEGLMCDEQGRVIEGTMSNLFVVQDGVLLTPALDHCGVQGVVRALVLERAREMGWPARECDLDVAAVEQACELFVTNSLIGIWPVSRLGPRRYAIGVRTQALCRVLFKEMKISPQDE, from the coding sequence ATACTGGTCAACGGCCGGGCGGCGGCCGGCGTGGATCCCGGTGACCGCGGCCTGCACTACGGCGACGGCGTGTTTGAAACCATCGCCCTGCGCAGTGGCTGCTTGTGCCTGTGGGCGCGACACATGGCCCGGCTGGCCGGCGCCGCGGCCCGGCTGGGGCTGGCCCCGCCGGACCCGGCGTTGTTGCAGCGCGAGGCCGAAATGGCGCGGCAGGGCCAGAATGAGGGGGTGATCAAGATCCTGCTCACTCGCGGTGTGGGCGGGCGGGGCTACCGGCCGTCGGCAATGGCCCCGGCCACCCGCATCATCGCCAGTTATCCACCGCCGGACTATCCCGCCCACGTGTGGCGGGAGGGGGTGCGGCTGCGGTGGTGCCAGACGCGCCTGGCGCGCCAGCCCGCGCTGGCCGGGCTGAAACACCTCAACCGGCTGGAACAGATCCTGGCCCGCCGGGAATGGGAGGATCCGGACATTCACGAAGGCCTGATGTGTGATGAGCAGGGCCGGGTGATTGAAGGTACCATGAGCAATCTGTTTGTGGTGCAGGACGGTGTACTGTTGACGCCCGCCCTGGACCACTGCGGTGTGCAGGGAGTGGTGCGGGCTCTGGTGCTGGAAAGGGCCCGGGAGATGGGTTGGCCGGCGCGGGAGTGTGACTTGGATGTGGCGGCGGTCGAACAGGCCTGTGAGTTGTTTGTCACCAACAGCCTGATTGGCATCTGGCCCGTGTCCCGCCTCGGTCCCAGACGTTATGCGATTGGCGTGCGCACGCAGGCCTTGTGCCGCGTTTTGTTCAAAGAGATGAAAATAAGCCCTCAGGACGAGTGA
- the mltG gene encoding endolytic transglycosylase MltG, with amino-acid sequence MGIKGKTGRLFLVALLLAGAAAAGWVVDFNRFQQTPLRVAEQGLPLTLTPGTTLGTVARRLVRAGVLERPAYLVLLARWRGDAARIQSGEYRLRTGMKPGELLDMLVSGKVVQHSFTIVEGWTFRDLLQALREQDTIKPTLTESSPGQIMAALGAPGQHPEGRFLPDTYHFPRGTTDVAFLRRAYEAMNATLAELWPKRDPGLPYDAPYQALIMASIIEKETALAGERAAIAGVFVRRLQKGMLLQTDPTVIYGMGAAFDGNIRRRDLTRETPYNTYVRRGLPPTPIALPGREALYAALHPAPGDALYFVSRGDGSHQFSATLVEHNKAVRRYQLGRR; translated from the coding sequence ATGGGAATCAAGGGAAAGACAGGACGGTTGTTTCTTGTTGCGCTGCTGCTCGCCGGCGCAGCCGCGGCAGGGTGGGTGGTGGATTTCAACCGCTTTCAACAGACCCCGCTCAGGGTGGCGGAGCAGGGGCTGCCGCTGACACTGACCCCGGGCACAACCCTGGGCACCGTGGCCCGGCGCCTGGTCAGGGCCGGCGTCCTGGAGCGGCCGGCCTATCTCGTGTTGCTGGCGCGCTGGCGGGGTGACGCGGCCCGGATACAATCCGGTGAGTATCGGCTCCGTACCGGGATGAAACCGGGGGAGCTGCTGGACATGCTGGTGAGCGGCAAAGTGGTGCAGCACAGTTTCACCATCGTCGAAGGCTGGACCTTTCGTGACTTGCTGCAGGCCTTGCGAGAGCAGGATACCATCAAGCCCACCTTGACGGAGTCATCGCCCGGGCAGATCATGGCGGCCCTGGGTGCGCCGGGGCAGCACCCCGAGGGCCGCTTTCTTCCAGACACCTACCATTTTCCCCGTGGCACCACCGATGTGGCCTTTCTCAGGCGGGCCTACGAGGCCATGAACGCCACCTTGGCGGAGCTGTGGCCAAAACGGGATCCGGGCCTGCCTTATGATGCTCCCTACCAGGCCCTGATCATGGCCTCCATCATAGAAAAAGAAACCGCCCTCGCCGGCGAGCGGGCCGCCATCGCCGGGGTGTTTGTGCGGCGCCTGCAAAAGGGCATGTTGCTGCAGACTGACCCCACGGTGATCTACGGCATGGGTGCCGCTTTCGACGGCAACATCCGGCGCCGCGATCTGACGCGGGAGACGCCTTACAACACCTATGTGCGCCGCGGTCTGCCGCCCACCCCCATCGCCCTGCCGGGACGGGAGGCGCTGTACGCCGCCCTGCACCCGGCACCGGGCGATGCCTTGTACTTTGTCTCCCGCGGTGACGGCAGCCATCAGTTTTCCGCCACTTTGGTGGAGCACAACAAAGCTGTGCGCCGCTACCAGCTGGGGCGGCGGTGA
- a CDS encoding dTMP kinase: MPCTLSPAVTAAISFPPLWWSTTKLCAATSWGGGDGPGHSVRSSIVSGRFITLEGIEGVGKSTHLDFVCRYLRDHGREVVATREPGGTALGEALRQVLLNPAYNGMSGDAELLLMFAARAEHLARVIQPAVAAGRWVVSDRFTDATYAYQGGGRGLDKSRIAALEQWLQGSLRPQLTVLLDAPVAVSLARARQRGGEVDRFEQERHGFFERVRQAYLDIAAAQPQRVRVIDASGDLAAVQGALRQVLDDCLAGAS, translated from the coding sequence ATGCCTTGTACTTTGTCTCCCGCGGTGACGGCAGCCATCAGTTTTCCGCCACTTTGGTGGAGCACAACAAAGCTGTGCGCCGCTACCAGCTGGGGCGGCGGTGACGGGCCTGGACATTCAGTGCGGAGTTCTATTGTGAGCGGCCGGTTTATCACTCTCGAAGGTATTGAAGGGGTGGGCAAATCCACCCACCTGGATTTTGTTTGCCGGTATCTGCGGGATCACGGCCGCGAAGTGGTGGCCACCCGCGAGCCCGGTGGCACAGCCCTGGGCGAGGCCTTGCGCCAAGTGCTGCTCAACCCCGCCTACAACGGCATGTCCGGCGATGCTGAACTGTTGTTGATGTTTGCCGCCCGTGCGGAGCACCTGGCCAGGGTGATCCAACCCGCCGTGGCAGCGGGACGGTGGGTGGTCAGTGACCGCTTCACCGACGCCACTTACGCCTATCAGGGGGGCGGCCGGGGCCTGGACAAGAGCCGCATCGCCGCCCTGGAACAATGGCTGCAGGGGTCGCTGCGGCCCCAGCTTACAGTGTTGTTGGATGCGCCGGTGGCCGTGAGCCTGGCACGCGCCCGCCAGCGAGGAGGGGAGGTGGACCGTTTCGAGCAGGAAAGACACGGTTTTTTTGAACGGGTGCGGCAGGCCTATCTGGACATCGCCGCGGCGCAGCCACAGCGGGTACGGGTCATAGACGCCAGTGGCGATCTGGCGGCGGTGCAGGGAGCGCTCAGGCAGGTGCTGGATGACTGTCTGGCGGGCGCGTCATGA